One window from the genome of Cuculus canorus isolate bCucCan1 chromosome 12, bCucCan1.pri, whole genome shotgun sequence encodes:
- the PIAS1 gene encoding E3 SUMO-protein ligase PIAS1 isoform X1, translating to MADSAELKQMVMSLRVSELQVLLGYAGRNKHGRKHELLTKALHLLKAGCSPAVQMKIKELYRRRFPQKIMTPADLSIPSVHSSSMPTALSPSTIPQLGYDGHPATSPLLPVSLLGPKHELELPHLTSALHPVHPDIKLQKLPFYDLLDELIKPTSLASDNSQRFRETCFAFALTPQQVQQISSSMDISGTKCDFTVQVQLRFCLSETSCPQEDHFPPNLCVKVNGKPCSLPGYLPPTKNGVEPKRPSRPINITSLVRLSTTVPNTIVVSWTAEIGRNYSMAVYLVKQLSSTVLLQRLRAKGIRNPDHSRALIKEKLTADPDSEIATTSLRVSLLCPLGKMRLTIPCRALTCSHLQCFDATLYIQMNEKKPTWVCPVCDKKAPYEHLIIDGLFMEILKYCTDCDEIQFKEDGSWAPMRSKKEVQEVTASYNGVDGCISSSLEHQVSSHQQSNKNKKVEVIDLTIDSSSDEEEEEPSAKRSCPSISPASPLNNKGILNLPHQASPVSRTPSLPAVDTSYINTSLIQDYRHPFHMTPMPYDLQGLDFFPFLSGDNQHYNTSLLAAAAAAVSASDDQELLHSRFFPYTSSQMFLDQLNAGGSSSLPATNGSNSGSNSSLVSSNSLRENHGHPVASRSSTDTASIFGIIPDIISLD from the exons caAATGGTTATGAGCCTTAGAGTTTCTGAACTGCAAGTACTTCTGGGTTACGCGGGGAGGAACAAGCACGGACGAAAACACGAACTTCTCACAAAAGCACTGCATTTGTTAAAggctggctgcagccctgctgtacaaatgaaaatcaaagaaCTCTATAGGCGAAGGTTCCCTCAGAAAATCATGACACCGGCAGACTTATCTATCCCCAGTGTACACTCAAGCTCCATGCCAACGGCTTTGTCTCCGTCAACCATTCCACAGCTCGGTTATGATGGGCACCCTGCCACGTCACCGTTGCTTCCCGTTTCACTTCTGGGACCTAAACATGAACTGGAACTCCCCCATCTCACATCTGCGCTCCACCCTGTCCACCCCGACATCAAACTccaaaaattacctttttatgACTTGTTGGATGAGCTGATCAAACCTACCAGCCTAG cATCAGATAATAGTCAGCGATTTCGAGAAACCTGCTTTGCGTTTGCACTGACGCCGCAACAAGTGCAGCAAATCAGCAGTTCAAT GGATATTTCTGGGACCAAATGTGACTTCACAGTACAGGTCCAGCTAAG GTTTTGTTTATCAGAAACCAGTTGTCCACAAGAAGATCACTTCCCACCCAATCTGTGTGTGAAAGTAAATGGGAAACcatgcagccttcca GGCTACCTTCCACCAACCAAAAATGGTGTTGAACCAAAGCGACCTAGCCGACCAATCAACATTACCTCACTCGTCAGATTATCAACGACAGTACCAAACACAATCGTTGTTTCGTGGACTGCAGAAATTGGACGA aactATTCCATGGCAGTTTATCTTGTAAAGCAGCTGTCCTCTACGGTGTTACTGCAGAGGTTGCGAGCGAAAGGAATACGGAACCCTGATCACTCTAGAGCACTAA TTAAAGAGAAGCTAACTGCTGATCCTGACAGTGAAATAGCAACAACGAGCTTAAGAGTCTCTCTGCTTTGTCCA ctTGGAAAAATGCGGCTCACTATACCATGTAGGGCCCTGACTTGTTCACACCTGCAGTGTTTTGATGCCACTCTGTATAttcaaatgaatgaaaagaaaccaaccTGGGTTTGCCCTGTCTGTGACAAGAAGGCTCCCTATGAACATCTCATTATTGATGG GTTGTTCATGGAAATCCTGAAGTATTGTACAGACTGTGATGAAATTCAGTTTAAGGAGGATGGATCGTGGGCTCCTATGAGATCAAAGAAGGAAGTGCAGGAAGTAACTGCATCTTACAATGGAGTTGATG GATGCATAAGCTCTTCCTTGGAACATCAGGTGTCTTCTCACCAacagtcaaataaaaataagaaggtAGAAGTGATTGATTTAACCATTGATAGCTCATcagatgaagaggaggaagagccaTCTGCGAAGAGAAGCTGTCCCTCTATATCTCCAGCATCACCGTTAAATAATAAAGG CATCTTAAATTTACCGCATCAAGCATCTCCTGTGTCAAGAACACCAAGCCTTCCTGCTGTTGACACCAGCTACATCAATACATCACTTATCCAAGACTACAGGCATCCGTTCCACATGACACCTATGCCTTATGACTTGCAAG GTTTagatttcttccctttcctgtcgGGAGACAATCAG CATTACAACACATCCCTTCTTGCCGCTGCAGCTGCGGCAGTTTCCGCATCAGATGATCAAGAACTCTTACACTCTCGTTTTTTCCCATACACTTCATCTCAGATGTTTCTCGATCAGCTGAATGCAGGAGGAAGCAGTTCTCTGCCAGCCACAAATGGTAGCAATAGTGGCAGTAACAGCAGTCTTGTTTCCTCCAACAGCCTGCGAGAGAATCATGGTCATCCAGTAGCAAGTAGGAGCAGCACGGACACGGCGTCTATCTTTGGTATCATACCAGACATTATTTCATTGGACTGA
- the PIAS1 gene encoding E3 SUMO-protein ligase PIAS1 isoform X2, with protein MADSAELKQMVMSLRVSELQVLLGYAGRNKHGRKHELLTKALHLLKAGCSPAVQMKIKELYRRRFPQKIMTPADLSIPSVHSSSMPTALSPSTIPQLGYDGHPATSPLLPVSLLGPKHELELPHLTSALHPVHPDIKLQKLPFYDLLDELIKPTSLASDNSQRFRETCFAFALTPQQVQQISSSMDISGTKCDFTVQVQLRFCLSETSCPQEDHFPPNLCVKVNGKPCSLPGYLPPTKNGVEPKRPSRPINITSLVRLSTTVPNTIVVSWTAEIGRNYSMAVYLVKQLSSTVLLQRLRAKGIRNPDHSRALIKEKLTADPDSEIATTSLRVSLLCPLGKMRLTIPCRALTCSHLQCFDATLYIQMNEKKPTWVCPVCDKKAPYEHLIIDGLFMEILKYCTDCDEIQFKEDGSWAPMRSKKEVQEVTASYNGVDGCISSSLEHQVSSHQQSNKNKKVEVIDLTIDSSSDEEEEEPSAKRSCPSISPASPLNNKGILNLPHQASPVSRTPSLPAVDTSYINTSLIQDYRHPFHMTPMPYDLQGLDFFPFLSGDNQPARESWSSSSK; from the exons caAATGGTTATGAGCCTTAGAGTTTCTGAACTGCAAGTACTTCTGGGTTACGCGGGGAGGAACAAGCACGGACGAAAACACGAACTTCTCACAAAAGCACTGCATTTGTTAAAggctggctgcagccctgctgtacaaatgaaaatcaaagaaCTCTATAGGCGAAGGTTCCCTCAGAAAATCATGACACCGGCAGACTTATCTATCCCCAGTGTACACTCAAGCTCCATGCCAACGGCTTTGTCTCCGTCAACCATTCCACAGCTCGGTTATGATGGGCACCCTGCCACGTCACCGTTGCTTCCCGTTTCACTTCTGGGACCTAAACATGAACTGGAACTCCCCCATCTCACATCTGCGCTCCACCCTGTCCACCCCGACATCAAACTccaaaaattacctttttatgACTTGTTGGATGAGCTGATCAAACCTACCAGCCTAG cATCAGATAATAGTCAGCGATTTCGAGAAACCTGCTTTGCGTTTGCACTGACGCCGCAACAAGTGCAGCAAATCAGCAGTTCAAT GGATATTTCTGGGACCAAATGTGACTTCACAGTACAGGTCCAGCTAAG GTTTTGTTTATCAGAAACCAGTTGTCCACAAGAAGATCACTTCCCACCCAATCTGTGTGTGAAAGTAAATGGGAAACcatgcagccttcca GGCTACCTTCCACCAACCAAAAATGGTGTTGAACCAAAGCGACCTAGCCGACCAATCAACATTACCTCACTCGTCAGATTATCAACGACAGTACCAAACACAATCGTTGTTTCGTGGACTGCAGAAATTGGACGA aactATTCCATGGCAGTTTATCTTGTAAAGCAGCTGTCCTCTACGGTGTTACTGCAGAGGTTGCGAGCGAAAGGAATACGGAACCCTGATCACTCTAGAGCACTAA TTAAAGAGAAGCTAACTGCTGATCCTGACAGTGAAATAGCAACAACGAGCTTAAGAGTCTCTCTGCTTTGTCCA ctTGGAAAAATGCGGCTCACTATACCATGTAGGGCCCTGACTTGTTCACACCTGCAGTGTTTTGATGCCACTCTGTATAttcaaatgaatgaaaagaaaccaaccTGGGTTTGCCCTGTCTGTGACAAGAAGGCTCCCTATGAACATCTCATTATTGATGG GTTGTTCATGGAAATCCTGAAGTATTGTACAGACTGTGATGAAATTCAGTTTAAGGAGGATGGATCGTGGGCTCCTATGAGATCAAAGAAGGAAGTGCAGGAAGTAACTGCATCTTACAATGGAGTTGATG GATGCATAAGCTCTTCCTTGGAACATCAGGTGTCTTCTCACCAacagtcaaataaaaataagaaggtAGAAGTGATTGATTTAACCATTGATAGCTCATcagatgaagaggaggaagagccaTCTGCGAAGAGAAGCTGTCCCTCTATATCTCCAGCATCACCGTTAAATAATAAAGG CATCTTAAATTTACCGCATCAAGCATCTCCTGTGTCAAGAACACCAAGCCTTCCTGCTGTTGACACCAGCTACATCAATACATCACTTATCCAAGACTACAGGCATCCGTTCCACATGACACCTATGCCTTATGACTTGCAAG GTTTagatttcttccctttcctgtcgGGAGACAATCAG CCTGCGAGAGAATCATGGTCATCCAGTAGCAAGTAG